The Triticum aestivum cultivar Chinese Spring chromosome 3A, IWGSC CS RefSeq v2.1, whole genome shotgun sequence genome includes a region encoding these proteins:
- the LOC123062207 gene encoding pseudouridylate synthase 7 homolog isoform X5 — protein MRCRHFLTPLLSPLSFANPPSRPLASRARAVAQPPAQRRAALAEPDVGISRFASSLPGFRGALKQRYSDFVVHEVARDGTLVRLTSFDLPDERADTDDEADADLPHALESFRLLCGDADCEALRGFLSRVSEGDSDVSPIILSPDADKAHRLEVHDFFKRNFIFLVTDTVEHSDGVQRCIRVRLRSGPRGRRNRTGTGSSEPSGWRDDRPFDSRGSVTWPYHLGKFLRFHLYKENKDTQEALRVIGKMLGLQPRSFRIAGTKDKRAITTQQVTLFKVHASRLAALNNKLTGIKVGDFNYVKEGLVLGQLMGNRFTITLRSVIAESEDMIKVAVDGLIKSGFINYYGLQRFGSASVPTHLVGAALLRGEWRSAVSLILDPREGECDDMNGVREHYKEHGDIDVAIRNFPRRLIAERAILQRLKKYPGNYLQALMAIPRTLRLMYVHSYQSYLWNHAASMRAGIYGLSGVIEGDLVYKKECLGEGIVTDASENNDDHTNTSEMAIFAETLPEETIQSVKIADSEDLLKAVYTLEDVVLPLPGSETLFPGNEVAGIYHEIANKDGISLTESTHGVKEFSITSMKGGYRRVLQRPIDCEWIFFHTI, from the exons ATGCGCTGCCGCCACTTCCTAACCccccttctctcccccctctcATTCGCAAACCCCCCTTCTCGCCCCCTCGCCAGCCGCGCCCGCGCCGTGGCCCAGCCGCCCGCCCAgcgccgcgccgccctcgccgagcCCGACGTGGGCATCTCCCGGTTCGCCTCCTCACTCCCCGGCTTCCGCGGCGCCCTCAAGCAGCGCTACTCCGACTTCGTCGTCCACGAGGTCGCCCGCGACGGCACCCTCGTCCGCCTCACCTCCTTCGACCTCCCCGACGAG CGTGCAGATACGGATGACGAGGCCGACGCTGACCTCCCGCACGCACTTGAATCGTTCCGGCTGCTCTGTGGTGACGCCGATTGTGAGGCGTTGAGGGGATTTCTGTCGAGGGTTTCAGAAGGTGATAGTGATGTCTCACCGATCATTCTCTCCCCTGATGCCGACAAGGCTCATCGCTTG GAGGTGCATGACTTCTTCAAGAGGAACTTCATCTTCTTGGTGACGGACACCGTTGAGCACAGCGATGGGGTCCAGAGGTGTATTAGGGTGCGGTTGAGGTCAGGGCCACGTGGCCGGAGGAACAGGACGGGCACAGGAAGTTCTGAACCTTCAGGCTGGAGAGATGACAGGCCATTTGATAGTAGAGGATCTGTAACCTGGCCTTATCATCTTGGGAAGTTTCTCAG GTTTCATCTCTACAAAGAGAACAAGGACACCCAGGAGGCACTAAGAGTTATAGGAAAAATGTTAGGGCTTCAG CCACGATCTTTTAGGATTGCAGGGACAAAGGATAAACGTGCTATTACAACCCAGCAG GTAACACTTTTCAAGGTACATGCCAGTAGGTTGGCCGCTCTAAATAATAAACTCACTGGCATTAAAGTTGGAGATTTTAA TTATGTAAAGGAGGGCCTTGTTCTTGGTCAACTCATGGGAAACCGATTTACAATTACCTTAAG GAGTGTTATCGCAGAATCAGAAGACATGATTAAGGTAGCTGTTGATGGATTGATAAAAAGTGGGTTTATCAATTACTACGGTCTGCAG CGTTTTGGTAGTGCTTCAGTACCAACTCATCTCGTTGGTGCTGCTTTGCTTAGAGGAGAGTGGAGAAGTGCTGTTAGCTTGATTCTTGATCCAAGGGAAGGAG AGTGTGATGACATGAATGGGGTGAGGGAACATTACAAGGAACATGGTGATATTGATGTGGCAATTAGGAATTTTCCTCGGCGTCTCATAGCAGAGAGGGCTATC CTTCAGCGTTTGAAGAAGTACCCTGGCAACTATCTACAAGCACTAATGGCTATACCTAGAACACTGAGATTGAT GTATGTACATAGTTACCAGAGTTATCTATGGAACCATGCTGCGAGTATGAGAGCTGGAATATATG GTTTATCAGGGGTCATAGAAGGTGACTTGGTTTACAAAAAAGAATGTCTTGGAGAAGGAATTGTAACAGATGCTTCAGAAAATAATGATGACCACACCAACACATCTGAAATGGCCATATTTGCTGAAACACTTCCGGAAGAAACGATCCAGTCTGTCAAG ATAGCTGATTCTGAAGATTTATTGAAGGCAGTGTACACACTCGAGGATGTTGTCCTTCCTTTGCCTGG CTCAGAAACATTGTTTCCTGGAAATGAAGTTGCTGGGATTTACCATGAAATAGCTAACAAG GATGGTATTAGCCTGACAGAGAGCACCCATGGAGTCAA GGAATTCTCGATTACAAGCATGAAAGGAGGTTACCGTCGTGTATTACAACGACCTATTGACTGTGAATG GATTTTTTTCCATACAATTTAG